A genomic region of Vitis vinifera cultivar Pinot Noir 40024 chromosome 7, ASM3070453v1 contains the following coding sequences:
- the LOC100263529 gene encoding protein SCARECROW, with protein MKGGFEVVHGALDLIQPHEQWEYNIIGLQGASSSNFPKPMVVENRSNLERNELSEWVEHVTKQLIEDLPETVGEGLKTEEVTIVGGSFAPVLQWGNEAAGSQSNNLSTGDINGGLSRPDEHGLGLITLLLECAVAISVDNLGEAHRMLLELTQMASPYGASCAERVVSYFAKAMASRVINSWLGLCSPLISHKAVHSSLQIFNNISPFIKFAHFTSNQSILEAFHRRDMVHIIDLDIMQGLQWPALFHILATRIEGPPHIRMTGMGSSIELLTQTGKQLSNFARRLGLSFEFHPVAKKFGEINDITSLQIRRGETLAVHWLQHSLYDATGPDWKTIRLLEELAPRVITLVEQEISHGGSFLDRFVGSLHYYSTIFDSLGASFPSDDPGRHRVEHCLLYREINNIMAIGGPARSGEDKFRQWRSEMAARNCFVQVPMSGNAMAQAQLILNMFPPAHGYSLVQGEGTLRLGWKDTGLYSASAWTSQAYR; from the coding sequence ATGAAGGGGGGATTTGAAGTTGTTCATGGGGCTCTTGATTTGATCCAGCCCCATGAACAATGGGAGTATAATATTATTGGGCTTCAGGGTGCAAGTTCCAGCAATTTTCCCAAGCCAATGGTGGTCGAAAACCGATCTAACTTGGAGAGGAACGAGCTGTCGGAGTGGGTGGAACATGTCACCAAGCAGCTTATAGAGGACCTGCCGGAGACTGTCGGTGAGGGCTTGAAGACCGAAGAGGTGACAATCGTGGGAGGGAGCTTTGCCCCGGTGCTTCAATGGGGGAATGAGGCAGCTGGAAGTCAAAGTAATAACTTGAGTACTGGAGATATCAATGGAGGATTGAGTAGGCCGGATGAACATGGCTTGGGCCTGATAACGCTTCTTCTGGAGTGTGCGGTGGCGATATCGGTTGATAATTTAGGGGAAGCGCATAGGATGCTGCTTGAGCTGACACAAATGGCTTCTCCTTATGGAGCATCATGTGCCGAGAGGGTTGTGTCCTATTTCGCCAAGGCCATGGCTAGTAGAGTCATTAACTCATGGTTAGGGCTTTGCTCGCCTCTAATCAGCCATAAGGCTGTCCATTCTTCACTTCAAATCTTTAACAACATCTCCCCTTTCATCAAGTTCGCACACTTCACCTCCAACCAATCCATTCTCGAGGCCTTCCATCGTCGGGACATGGTTCATATCATCGACCTCGACATCATGCAAGGCCTTCAATGGCCGGCCCTCTTCCACATCCTGGCCACCCGCATCGAGGGTCCTCCGCACATTAGAATGACCGGCATGGGCTCTTCCATCGAGCTCCTCACCCAGACAGGAAAGCAGCTCTCCAACTTCGCCAGGCGGCTTGGACTCTCATTCGAGTTCCACCCCGTCGCAAAGAAATTTGGAGAGATCAACGATATTACATCTCTGCAAATCCGGCGCGGAGAAACCCTAGCTGTGCACTGGCTGCAGCACTCCTTATACGATGCGACAGGACCCGATTGGAAGACGATAAGGCTACTGGAAGAGCTGGCTCCCAGAGTGATCACACTGGTTGAACAAGAAATATCCCATGGTGGGTCATTTTTAGACCGTTTTGTTGGTTCTCTTCACTACTACTCGACCATTTTCGATTCACTGGGGGCGTCATTTCCAAGCGACGATCCTGGTAGGCATCGGGTGGAGCATTGCCTTCTGTATAGGGAGATAAACAACATAATGGCAATAGGGGGGCCAGCGAGGAGCGGAGAGGACAAGTTTAGGCAATGGAGAAGTGAAATGGCAGCAAGGAATTGCTTTGTACAAGTGCCGATGAGCGGAAACGCCATGGCTCAAGCACAGCTGATACTGAACATGTTCCCTCCGGCTCATGGTTATAGCCTTGTACAGGGAGAAGGGACACTGAGGCTTGGATGGAAGGATACTGGCTTGTACAGTGCTTCTGCTTGGACTTCACAGGCTTATAGATAG
- the LOC100265228 gene encoding casein kinase 1-like protein 10 yields MEHVIGGKFKMGRKIGSGSFGELYIGVNVQSGEEVAIKVEPTKTKHPQLQYESKLYMLLQGGTGIPHLKWFGVEGEYNVMVIDLLGPSLEDLFNYCNRKFTLKTVLMLADQLINRVEYMHSRGFLHRDIKPDNFLMGLGRRANQVYAIDFGLAKKYRDLQTHKHIPYRENKNLTGTARYASVNTHLGVEQSRRDDLESLGYVLMYFLRGSLPWQGLKAGTKKQKYDKISEKKMLTPIEVLCKSYPSEFTSYFHYCRSLRFEDKPDYSYLKRLFRDLFIREGYQFDYVFDWTILKYPQIGASSRGRHSTGKAGLNAGPSAERLDRTSGQEIRDRFSGAVETFPRRNAFGSGLHSDHSKNRTSDGVPSSKDVQADSERGRTSRNGSTSKRALISSSRPSSSGEPSEGRSSRLVSSSSRMSSSHRIQPGFESKSSSFTRTAATKGTRDDPLRSFELLSIRK; encoded by the exons ATGGAGCATGTAATCGGTGGGAAGTTCAAGATGGGAAGGAAAATTGGGAGTGGGTCTTTTGGGGAGCTATACATAG GTGTTAATGTACAAAGTGGGGAGGAAGTGGCCATCAAGGTG GAACCTACCAAAACTAAGCACCCTCAACTTCAATATGAATCAAAGTTGTACATGCTTCTCCAAGGAGGAA CGGGAATTCCCCACCTCAAGTGGTTTGGAGTTGAGGGCGAGTACAATGTCATGGTCATTGACCTTCTTGGACCGAGCTTGGAAGACCTGTTCAACTATTGCAATAGGAAGTTCACATTGAAGACAGTATTGATGCTTGCAGATCAATTA ATTAACAGAGTTGAATACATGCATTCAAGAGGTTTTCTTCACCGTGATATAAAGCCCGACAACTTTTTAATGGGCCTAGGGCGCAGGGCAAATCAG GTGTATGCCATTGATTTTGGCCTTGCTAAAAAGTATAGGGATCTACAGACACATAAACACATTCCATACAG GGAAAATAAGAACCTCACAGGCACAGCTCGCTATGCAAGTGTTAACACCCATCTAGGAGTTG AGCAAAGCAGAAGGGATGATCTGGAATCTCTAGGCTACGTGCTTATGTATTTCCTAAGAGGAAG CCTTCCCTGGCAGGGGCTGAAAGCTGGCACCAAAAAGCAGAAATATGATAAGATCAGTGAAAAGAAGATGTTAACTCCCATAGAG GTACTTTGCAAATCATATCCGTCAGAGTTCACATCATACTTTCACTATTGCCGATCATTGCGATTTGAAGACAAGCCAGATTATTCATATCTGAAGAGGCTCTTCCGGGACTTATTCATTCGAGAAG GTTATCAATTTGACTATGTATTTGACTGGACTATATTGAAGTACCCTCAGATTGGTGCCAGCTCTAGAGGACGG CATTCCACTGGCAAAGCAGGTTTAAATGCTGGACCATCAGCTGAAAGACTGGATAGGACCTCAG GGCAAGAGATTCGGGATAGATTCTCTGGTGCAGTTGAAACATTCCCCCGAAGAAATGCTTTTGGTTCTGGTTTGCACAGTGACCATTCCAAAAACCGGACTTCAGATGGTGTACCCTCATCCAAGGATGTG CAAGCAGATTCAGAAAGAGGCCGCACTTCCCGAAATGGAAGCACTTCAAAAAGAGCTCTCATCTCAAGCAGCAGGCCAAGCTCCTCTGGAGAACCCAGTGAAGGACGGTCAAGCCGACTAGTGTCAAGCAGCAGCCGCATGTCCTCCTCCCATAGAATCCAACCAGGGTTTGAGTCCAAATCATCGTCATTTACACGCACTGCAGCAACAAAAGGCACACGAGATGACCCTCTGAGGAGCTTTGAGCTGCTCTCAATCAGGAAGTGA